The following proteins are encoded in a genomic region of Bicyclus anynana chromosome 12, ilBicAnyn1.1, whole genome shotgun sequence:
- the LOC112050975 gene encoding flexible cuticle protein 12-like, whose protein sequence is MQAVIVLAVLVAAAVAVPVAPVVDPKTAETVRYNVNNIGVDGYSFDLETNDGKKVSEEAVLKNNQVLEVRGSFSYYGPNNELFTVTYVADENGFKAFGDHLPK, encoded by the exons ATGCAAGCC GTGATAGTACTCGCTGTTCTCGTGGCCGCGGCTGTCGCCGTGCCCGTGGCCCCGGTCGTTGACCCCAAGACCGCGGAGACTGTCCGCTACAACGTCAACAACATCGGCGTCGACGGATACTCCTTCGA CTTGGAAACCAATGACGGCAAGAAGGTCTCCGAGGAAGCGGTGCTGAAGAACAACCAGGTGCTGGAGGTGCGCGGCTCCTTCTCCTACTACGGGCCCAACAACGAGCTCTTCACCGTCACCTACGTGGCCGATGAGAACGGCTTCAAGGCCTTCGGAGACCACCTTCCCAAATAA